One window from the genome of Deinococcus arcticus encodes:
- a CDS encoding S8 family serine peptidase: MNRTLPLLGVTLALLTGCSAGPSAPATLLPRYDTLAQVPLQPGDTPEQLAQAVGGTVLSWPAPDCTGEDCTALVGLNTPSRQGLRALGGRSAQLEPNRDVFGGGGTITARMNGSLNVWSGGSLNAWSGGSLNAWSGGSYTPLPENTAIWQKVGLERAHAMARNLGAGVTVAVIDSGIDLAHPAFAGTLTAPSTWRDFYSGDAVPQEEGVLGQGAYGHGTNVAGIVLQVAPRARILPLRVLGPDGSGDVVMVAQAISYAAQQGARIINLSLGSDENSPTVQDAVRRAAEQGVMVVSSAGNSNLERITSPAALAEAKGTLGQNLLSVGSVDLRDLKSSFSNYAENLEMVAPGEQVASPAPGGRVAAWSGTSMAAPMVAGGLALALGESLTVSVKDLTKKMAESAFDVYNNGANSSYKDRLGVKGRLDLPEFLKNVIRY; encoded by the coding sequence ATGAACCGAACCCTTCCCTTGCTTGGCGTGACCCTGGCCCTGCTGACAGGGTGCTCGGCGGGCCCCAGTGCGCCTGCCACGCTGCTGCCCCGCTATGACACGCTGGCCCAGGTTCCCCTGCAGCCGGGCGACACCCCGGAGCAGCTGGCACAGGCGGTGGGCGGCACGGTGCTGTCCTGGCCAGCCCCGGACTGCACGGGTGAAGACTGCACGGCGCTGGTGGGTCTGAACACCCCCAGCCGTCAGGGCCTGCGCGCCCTGGGCGGACGATCGGCCCAGCTGGAACCCAACCGCGACGTCTTTGGCGGCGGCGGCACCATCACCGCCAGGATGAATGGATCGCTCAATGTCTGGTCTGGTGGGTCGCTGAACGCCTGGTCCGGCGGCAGCCTGAACGCCTGGTCCGGCGGCAGCTACACCCCCCTGCCCGAGAACACGGCCATCTGGCAGAAGGTGGGGCTGGAGCGGGCCCACGCCATGGCGCGCAATCTGGGCGCCGGGGTGACGGTGGCGGTCATTGATTCGGGCATTGACCTGGCCCACCCGGCTTTTGCCGGCACCTTGACCGCGCCGTCCACCTGGCGGGACTTCTACAGCGGCGACGCGGTGCCCCAGGAAGAAGGGGTGCTGGGTCAGGGTGCCTACGGTCACGGCACGAACGTGGCGGGCATCGTGCTGCAGGTGGCGCCCCGGGCCAGAATCCTGCCCCTGCGCGTGCTGGGCCCCGACGGTTCGGGTGACGTGGTGATGGTGGCGCAGGCGATCAGCTACGCCGCGCAGCAGGGCGCCCGGATCATCAACCTGAGCCTGGGCAGCGATGAGAACTCGCCCACCGTGCAAGACGCCGTGCGCCGGGCGGCCGAGCAGGGCGTGATGGTGGTGTCCTCGGCGGGCAACAGCAACCTGGAGCGCATCACGTCGCCGGCGGCCCTGGCCGAGGCCAAGGGCACCCTGGGCCAGAACCTGCTGAGCGTGGGCAGCGTGGACCTGCGCGACCTGAAGTCGAGCTTTTCCAACTACGCCGAGAATCTGGAGATGGTCGCGCCGGGTGAACAGGTCGCGTCGCCCGCACCGGGAGGCCGCGTGGCGGCCTGGAGCGGCACCTCAATGGCCGCGCCCATGGTGGCGGGTGGACTGGCCCTGGCGCTGGGCGAGTCGCTGACCGTTTCGGTCAAGGACCTCACCAAGAAAATGGCCGAATCGGCGTTCGATGTCTACAACAACGGCGCCAACAGCAGCTACAAGGACCGTCTGGGGGTCAAGGGCCGCTTGGACCTGCCTGAATTTTTGAAAAACGTCATCCGGTACTGA
- a CDS encoding polysaccharide deacetylase family protein: MNRTQRRALALGAVVGALAWTTERAARWSGLGTVRRGRSAQPGISLLLRGGPDPQVTSALLSHLQAAGVTATFLFEEGAARAHPALVEQAVQGGHTVLPLVGGPGHSPWALARGLRAAQPAFAALTGTPPTLFAPGPGVGGVVAALAGRWGGLTPVAARHRSAWGTQPRGLRPGALLELEGTAPVAVPHLPLLLADLQARGYEIRGLGELRGLRPEALRDLPATALQLVDVLYDRVGGIRRIGGHASSLFRVGAAPYPLADVTVPHPGRPGGLTLRRGEPLTEFHLDSARLVELAERPLAGRRIVTHSIRDLAATVRDDPDCRERPAVFSISIFADVLALYGFTVVDLPPAHRRRLTWWSRTLRRAYGVSDPHKAHVPRLAVMAREELIRRHATHWGHPVAEE, from the coding sequence GTGAACCGAACACAGAGGCGGGCGCTGGCGCTGGGCGCGGTGGTGGGGGCGCTCGCCTGGACCACCGAACGCGCCGCGCGCTGGTCGGGGCTGGGCACCGTGCGCCGGGGCCGCAGCGCCCAGCCGGGCATAAGCCTGCTGCTGCGCGGGGGGCCGGACCCCCAGGTCACGTCCGCCCTGCTCAGCCACCTGCAGGCGGCGGGCGTCACCGCCACCTTCCTGTTTGAAGAGGGGGCGGCCCGCGCCCACCCGGCGCTGGTAGAGCAGGCCGTTCAGGGGGGGCACACCGTGCTGCCCCTGGTGGGTGGCCCCGGCCACAGTCCCTGGGCCCTGGCCCGGGGGCTGCGGGCCGCCCAGCCGGCATTCGCCGCCCTCACAGGCACGCCTCCCACCCTGTTTGCCCCGGGCCCAGGGGTGGGTGGGGTGGTGGCCGCGCTGGCTGGCCGCTGGGGGGGGCTCACCCCGGTGGCGGCCAGGCACCGCAGCGCGTGGGGCACGCAGCCGCGCGGGCTGCGCCCGGGGGCCCTGCTGGAGCTTGAGGGCACGGCGCCCGTGGCTGTGCCCCACCTGCCTCTCCTGCTGGCCGACTTGCAGGCGCGCGGCTATGAGATCCGGGGCCTGGGCGAGCTGCGCGGGCTCCGGCCCGAGGCGCTGCGGGACCTGCCCGCCACGGCCCTGCAACTCGTGGACGTGCTGTATGACCGCGTGGGGGGTATTCGCCGGATTGGCGGGCATGCCAGCAGTCTGTTCCGGGTGGGGGCCGCGCCCTATCCCCTGGCCGACGTGACGGTGCCGCACCCGGGGCGGCCCGGGGGGCTGACCCTTCGCCGTGGTGAACCCCTGACCGAGTTTCACCTGGACAGCGCCCGCCTGGTTGAACTGGCTGAACGGCCCCTGGCCGGCCGCCGCATCGTCACCCACTCCATCCGGGATCTGGCGGCCACCGTGCGCGATGACCCCGATTGCCGCGAGCGGCCAGCGGTCTTCAGTATCAGCATCTTCGCAGACGTGCTGGCGCTGTACGGGTTCACGGTGGTGGACCTGCCCCCCGCCCACCGGCGCCGCCTGACGTGGTGGTCGCGCACCCTGCGCCGGGCCTACGGCGTGTCCGACCCGCACAAGGCCCATGTGCCGCGCCTCGCCGTGATGGCCCGCGAGGAGTTGATTCGGCGCCATGCCACCCACTGGGGGCACCCGGTGGCGGAAGAGTAA
- a CDS encoding carboxylesterase/lipase family protein, which produces MTLGIVETASGRLQGQVVQAGLHAARAWLGVPYAAPARGALRFAPPAPHPGWRGVRNAHAYAPDVLQPLDPSVTLVPSAEGSLALNIWAPPEGQGHPVLLWLHGGAFRAGSGRLYDGREYAARCGVVVVTVNSRLGPLGYANFGGLFADERFTPNAGYQDQVAALRWVAANIAAFGGDPARITVGGQSAGGVATALMLRDPHAAPLMAGAIVQSGTLNQVGSWENSLGIAQAYAQALGVLPGHADRLFTLPPSAFVQALHRLEQMRPRRLNSRPFLDGRVLPGRLETLLAGPAAPVPLLLGATREEYSLFVKVPDRIFPRTDRALLTRAMVPYLAPGQVQAVLAHYPDTPDGLVALGTDLFFQVGHDALQGAHPPAAPVFRARFDWGTRLFGLGATHGMDLLFLWPRPLGHASGLLRGGQAGRRSALARQLQAAWAAFVQTGQPGPDWPRYTAQHPAVACFDLPGLTVTTAGERERRALWRDALIPMP; this is translated from the coding sequence GTGACTCTGGGCATTGTGGAAACCGCCAGCGGGCGACTTCAGGGTCAGGTGGTCCAGGCTGGCCTGCACGCCGCCCGCGCATGGCTGGGGGTGCCCTACGCCGCGCCGGCACGCGGGGCCCTACGCTTTGCACCGCCCGCGCCGCACCCGGGCTGGCGCGGCGTGCGGAACGCGCACGCCTACGCGCCGGACGTGCTGCAGCCGCTGGACCCATCGGTCACACTGGTGCCCTCGGCCGAAGGCAGTCTGGCGCTGAACATCTGGGCGCCGCCCGAGGGCCAGGGCCACCCGGTCCTGCTGTGGCTACATGGCGGCGCCTTTCGGGCGGGCAGCGGCCGTCTGTACGACGGACGCGAGTATGCGGCGCGCTGTGGCGTGGTGGTGGTCACGGTCAATTCGCGGCTGGGCCCCCTGGGCTACGCAAACTTTGGGGGGCTGTTTGCCGACGAGCGCTTCACGCCCAACGCCGGGTATCAGGATCAGGTGGCGGCCCTGCGCTGGGTGGCGGCCAACATCGCGGCCTTTGGGGGCGACCCGGCGCGCATCACGGTGGGGGGGCAGTCGGCCGGCGGCGTGGCCACAGCCCTGATGCTGCGTGACCCGCACGCGGCGCCCCTGATGGCCGGGGCCATCGTGCAGAGCGGCACGCTGAATCAGGTGGGCAGCTGGGAGAACAGCCTGGGGATAGCGCAGGCGTATGCCCAGGCACTGGGGGTGCTGCCGGGGCACGCGGACCGACTGTTCACGTTGCCCCCCAGCGCCTTTGTGCAGGCCCTGCACCGGCTCGAACAGATGCGGCCCCGGCGCCTGAATTCCCGCCCCTTTCTGGATGGCCGCGTGCTGCCGGGCCGCCTGGAGACGCTGCTGGCAGGCCCGGCCGCCCCGGTGCCCCTGCTGCTGGGCGCCACGCGCGAGGAGTATTCCCTGTTCGTAAAAGTGCCCGACCGCATCTTTCCCCGCACCGACCGGGCGCTGCTGACCCGGGCCATGGTGCCGTACTTGGCGCCGGGTCAGGTGCAGGCCGTGCTGGCACACTACCCCGATACCCCGGACGGCCTGGTGGCGCTGGGCACCGATCTGTTTTTTCAGGTGGGCCACGACGCCCTGCAGGGCGCCCACCCGCCAGCGGCTCCGGTGTTCCGCGCCCGCTTCGACTGGGGCACGCGGCTGTTTGGCCTGGGCGCCACCCACGGCATGGATCTGCTGTTTCTCTGGCCCCGGCCGCTGGGGCACGCCTCGGGGCTGCTGCGGGGGGGGCAGGCCGGGCGCCGCTCGGCCCTGGCCCGCCAGTTGCAGGCGGCGTGGGCGGCATTTGTGCAGACGGGCCAGCCGGGGCCCGACTGGCCCCGTTACACCGCCCAGCACCCAGCGGTGGCGTGTTTCGATCTGCCCGGGCTGACCGTGACCACGGCCGGCGAACGCGAACGCCGCGCCCTGTGGAGAGACGCCCTGATTCCCATGCCGTAG
- a CDS encoding restriction endonuclease has protein sequence MPIPDYQTFMRPLLALLEDGEPRRMRDLYSRLATDFQLTSTELAEMLPSGRQPTYMNRIGWAKTYLLKAGALQSAQRGSVQITPRGRALLADHAEPLNTKRLFAFPEFIQFQGGNPLAPEHATPTPSLSPDEQLATLAAELNSTLRTELLTQVTQLTPSQFERLVVELLVAMGYGGNARDAGQALGRSGDNGVDGLIKQDPLGLGRIYLQAKRWQNVVHSPEIRGFSGSLTFHKASKGVFLTTSSFSEGARQTAQQIGNIILIDGQTLADYMIEYGVGVLTRETYHLRRLDSEYFEEL, from the coding sequence GTGCCGATCCCGGATTACCAGACGTTCATGCGGCCCCTCCTGGCGCTGCTGGAAGACGGCGAGCCGCGCCGGATGCGTGATCTCTACAGTCGGCTGGCGACCGACTTTCAGCTGACGTCCACAGAACTGGCCGAGATGCTGCCCAGTGGACGTCAGCCCACCTACATGAACCGCATTGGCTGGGCCAAAACGTACCTGCTCAAAGCGGGCGCACTGCAAAGCGCCCAGAGGGGCAGCGTGCAGATCACGCCGCGCGGGCGCGCGCTGCTGGCCGATCACGCGGAGCCGCTCAATACCAAGAGGCTCTTTGCCTTCCCGGAATTCATTCAGTTTCAGGGGGGTAACCCACTGGCCCCCGAACACGCCACCCCGACCCCCAGCCTTTCACCGGATGAGCAACTGGCCACTCTGGCTGCCGAACTGAACAGCACCCTGCGCACAGAACTGCTGACCCAGGTCACGCAGCTCACCCCCAGTCAATTTGAGCGGCTGGTGGTGGAACTGCTGGTAGCCATGGGGTACGGCGGCAACGCCCGGGACGCCGGGCAGGCCCTGGGGCGCAGCGGCGACAACGGTGTGGACGGCCTGATCAAGCAGGACCCGCTGGGACTAGGCCGCATCTATCTGCAGGCTAAGCGCTGGCAGAACGTGGTTCACAGTCCAGAGATCCGGGGCTTTTCGGGAAGCCTGACCTTTCACAAGGCCAGCAAGGGGGTGTTTCTGACCACGTCATCGTTCAGCGAGGGCGCGCGCCAGACCGCCCAACAGATCGGCAACATTATCCTGATTGATGGACAGACGCTGGCCGACTACATGATTGAGTACGGGGTGGGCGTGCTGACCCGCGAGACCTACCACCTACGCCGGCTGGACAGCGAATATTTCGAGGAGCTGTAG
- the ilvD gene encoding dihydroxy-acid dehydratase codes for MTDTARKHRLNWNSHHVTQGDERAPNRAMLRAVGFEDGDFEKPIIGVAHAQSNITPCNNGLGELADHITGAIREGGGMPQIYGTITVSDGISMGTEGMKCSLVSREVIADSIETASRGMSHDGLVVVGGCDKNMPGAMIGMARLNIPAIFVYGGTIKPGHYNGQDLTIVSVFEAVGAFGAGKISREEFTEIEKRACPGNGSCGGMYTANTMSSAFEAMGMSLPYSSTMSAVDAEKAVSSADSARALLRLIEQNIRPRDILTKQAFENAITVIMAVGGSTNAVLHLMAIAHACDVALSLDDFERIRARTPVFCDLKPSGRYVATDLHVVGGIPRVMKMLLAAGLLHGDCLTVTGKTVAENLADEPDAPAADQDVIRPFHQPIYTEGHLAILRGNLAPEGSVAKISGLKSIKITGPARVFNSEEEAMQAIMGDQIRAGDVLVIRYEGPRGGPGMREMLSPTSAIIGKGLGDAVGLITDGRFSGGTFGLVVGHVAPEAYVGGPIALVQEGDTIELNAETQVLNLQVDAAELERRRAAWVAPAPRYTRGVLAKYAKLVSSAAVGAYTD; via the coding sequence ATGACGGACACCGCCCGCAAGCACCGACTGAACTGGAACAGCCACCACGTCACGCAGGGCGACGAGCGGGCGCCCAACCGCGCCATGCTGCGCGCCGTGGGCTTTGAAGACGGCGATTTCGAGAAACCCATCATCGGCGTGGCGCACGCGCAGAGCAACATCACCCCGTGCAACAACGGGCTGGGCGAGCTGGCCGACCACATCACCGGGGCCATCCGCGAGGGCGGCGGCATGCCGCAGATTTACGGGACCATTACCGTTAGCGACGGCATTTCCATGGGTACCGAGGGCATGAAGTGCAGTCTGGTCAGCCGCGAGGTGATTGCCGATTCCATCGAGACTGCCAGCCGGGGGATGTCCCACGACGGCCTCGTGGTGGTGGGCGGCTGCGACAAGAACATGCCGGGCGCCATGATTGGCATGGCGCGGCTGAATATTCCGGCCATCTTCGTGTACGGCGGGACCATCAAGCCGGGGCACTACAACGGGCAGGACCTCACGATTGTCAGCGTGTTTGAAGCGGTCGGTGCGTTCGGCGCCGGCAAGATCAGCCGCGAGGAATTCACGGAGATCGAAAAGCGCGCCTGCCCCGGCAATGGCAGCTGCGGCGGCATGTACACCGCCAACACCATGAGCAGCGCCTTTGAAGCCATGGGCATGAGCCTGCCGTATTCCAGCACCATGAGCGCCGTAGACGCCGAAAAGGCCGTCTCCAGCGCCGACAGCGCCCGCGCCCTGCTGCGCCTGATCGAGCAGAACATCCGCCCGCGCGACATCCTGACCAAACAGGCGTTCGAGAACGCGATCACCGTGATCATGGCCGTGGGCGGCTCCACCAACGCGGTGCTGCACCTGATGGCCATCGCCCATGCCTGCGACGTGGCCCTGAGCCTGGACGACTTCGAGCGCATCCGGGCGCGCACCCCGGTGTTCTGCGACCTGAAGCCCAGTGGGCGCTATGTGGCCACCGATCTGCATGTGGTGGGCGGCATTCCGCGCGTGATGAAGATGCTGCTGGCAGCGGGCCTGCTGCACGGCGACTGCCTGACGGTGACGGGGAAGACGGTGGCCGAGAATCTGGCCGACGAGCCGGACGCCCCAGCGGCCGACCAGGACGTGATCCGGCCCTTCCATCAGCCCATCTACACCGAGGGGCACCTCGCCATCCTGCGCGGCAACTTGGCTCCCGAAGGCTCGGTGGCCAAGATCAGCGGCCTGAAAAGCATCAAGATCACCGGCCCGGCGCGCGTGTTTAACAGCGAGGAAGAGGCCATGCAGGCGATCATGGGTGACCAGATTCGCGCGGGCGACGTGCTGGTCATCCGCTATGAAGGGCCCAGGGGCGGGCCCGGCATGCGTGAGATGCTCTCCCCCACCAGCGCGATCATCGGCAAGGGCCTGGGCGACGCGGTGGGCCTGATCACCGACGGGCGCTTTTCGGGCGGCACCTTTGGGCTGGTGGTGGGGCACGTGGCCCCCGAAGCCTATGTGGGCGGGCCCATTGCGCTGGTGCAGGAGGGCGACACCATCGAGCTGAACGCCGAAACCCAGGTGCTGAACCTGCAGGTGGACGCGGCCGAGCTGGAGCGGCGCCGCGCGGCGTGGGTGGCCCCGGCGCCCCGCTACACGCGCGGGGTGCTGGCCAAATACGCCAAGCTGGTCAGCAGCGCGGCTGTGGGGGCGTACACGGATTGA
- a CDS encoding DUF6745 domain-containing protein: MIRFQSGGRTIRRPGTEARKVAPDPADRPAPAAPVQLAPAPSGRPASQPQAPLTLSPEDARARLRRGETFAALVVTGPLNLAGSAWLRALPDWLRCTALNVDDCAHLSTLPADLHAERVSARRCPNLHEVDGRLSIREGLNLSGSGLRRIHADLHATRLNVAGCRDLSAITGAVSVVHLDVRRCAALTTLDPGLHVTQTIDVAGSGLRALPGHIRAGLRWNEVPVDARVAFTPEALNGREVMAVRNVQRRRVLLDRLGIDRFLEDVGGLVLDRDHDAGGERRLIRVPFDNDEDLVAVLVQCPSTGGRYALRVPPHLRTCREAVAWTAGLSVTDYQPTQEA; the protein is encoded by the coding sequence ATGATCCGCTTTCAGAGCGGCGGGCGCACCATCCGCCGCCCGGGGACGGAAGCCCGGAAGGTGGCCCCTGACCCGGCGGACCGGCCGGCTCCGGCGGCGCCTGTCCAGCTGGCCCCGGCGCCGTCAGGACGCCCGGCCAGCCAGCCCCAGGCCCCGCTGACCCTCAGCCCCGAGGACGCCCGCGCCCGGTTGCGCCGGGGCGAGACCTTCGCGGCCCTGGTGGTGACCGGGCCCCTGAACCTCGCGGGCAGCGCGTGGCTGCGCGCCCTGCCGGACTGGCTGCGCTGCACGGCGCTGAATGTGGACGACTGCGCCCACCTGAGCACCCTGCCCGCCGACCTGCACGCTGAGCGCGTGAGTGCCCGGCGCTGCCCCAACCTGCACGAGGTGGACGGCCGGCTGTCCATCCGCGAGGGCCTGAACCTGTCGGGCAGTGGCCTGCGCCGCATTCACGCCGATCTGCACGCCACCCGCCTGAACGTGGCGGGGTGCCGCGACCTGAGCGCCATCACGGGCGCGGTGAGCGTGGTGCACCTGGATGTGCGGCGCTGCGCCGCGCTGACCACGCTGGACCCCGGCCTGCACGTGACCCAGACCATTGACGTGGCGGGCAGCGGCCTGCGCGCGTTACCCGGCCACATCCGCGCCGGCCTGCGCTGGAACGAGGTGCCGGTGGACGCCCGCGTGGCCTTTACCCCCGAGGCCCTGAATGGCCGCGAGGTCATGGCGGTGCGCAACGTGCAGCGGCGCCGCGTGCTGCTGGACCGCCTGGGCATAGACCGTTTTCTGGAAGACGTGGGCGGGTTGGTGCTGGACCGTGACCACGACGCCGGCGGTGAGCGCCGCCTGATTCGCGTGCCCTTTGACAATGACGAGGATCTGGTGGCGGTGCTGGTGCAGTGCCCCTCCACAGGTGGCCGCTACGCTTTGCGCGTGCCGCCCCACCTGCGCACCTGCCGCGAGGCCGTGGCCTGGACCGCCGGCCTGAGCGTGACCGACTACCAGCCCACCCAGGAAGCCTGA
- a CDS encoding VWA domain-containing protein, with amino-acid sequence MTHPALTASASFGPSQLLDSHATPADLLVRFRMPGSGARRPINLALAIDVSGSMAGSPLKHAIRAAQAVVQSLEPQDLLSVVLYDDSVTTLIAPTAVTDREALKARIGGIRAGGLTNLSGGWLKAIEHVQAGAAADRVSRVLVLTDGQANVGITKDDVLIKTAGQKAEAGVTTTTLGFGSSFNEDLLMGMARAAGGNFYFIQSTDDARDVFSFELQTMKAVVAQNLTVTLTPAAGVTVGDVLSLHRPGAGPLTLDLGDVYEDEDKLLGLRLNLPGLATGPHDLLRVAYSADTVQDGAMARLEGTLPVQATFGPLDASVTTDIEVTLDLARLQIARAKEDAVTLADGGRHAQGEALLRGLVTELTRAGLHEHFEIAEEIEQLEHYAGRIAAQTLVGDSRKELMDQAFQGQARTRADMTGRGVTVDTAVLALPVVAEPGSGVELQCVREGGKLRVRVLSGGFDSALNVQFPRALRAEGAHYVADGLDPSADGSFYRVTGEIRRLVRAGESDPLQSLSVGGRGAPRSASRPGVTKAARTVADLDTTDSSAGGILVQCVKEGSKLRARVVQDGYEPDWNMRFPRSIRAEGTLYVVDEVNTAPDGKSYIASGEIRRLVQSV; translated from the coding sequence ATGACCCACCCCGCCCTGACCGCCAGCGCCAGCTTTGGCCCGTCCCAGCTACTGGACAGCCACGCCACCCCCGCCGACCTGCTCGTGCGCTTCCGGATGCCGGGCAGCGGCGCGCGCCGCCCCATCAATCTCGCGCTGGCCATTGACGTGAGCGGCAGCATGGCCGGCTCACCCCTGAAACACGCCATCCGCGCGGCGCAGGCTGTCGTGCAGAGTCTGGAACCGCAGGATCTGCTGAGCGTGGTGCTGTACGACGATTCGGTGACCACCCTGATTGCTCCCACCGCTGTCACGGACCGCGAGGCGCTGAAAGCCCGGATTGGCGGCATTCGCGCCGGGGGCCTGACCAACCTGTCGGGCGGCTGGCTCAAGGCCATTGAGCACGTGCAGGCGGGCGCGGCGGCGGACCGGGTAAGCCGCGTGCTGGTGCTGACCGACGGACAGGCAAACGTGGGCATCACCAAGGATGACGTGCTGATCAAAACGGCCGGCCAGAAAGCCGAGGCGGGCGTGACGACCACCACCCTGGGCTTCGGGTCGTCCTTCAACGAGGACCTGCTGATGGGCATGGCGCGCGCAGCGGGGGGCAACTTCTATTTCATCCAGTCCACCGACGACGCGCGAGATGTCTTCAGCTTCGAGCTGCAGACCATGAAGGCCGTGGTGGCGCAGAACCTGACCGTGACCCTCACGCCGGCCGCCGGAGTCACCGTGGGCGACGTGCTGAGCCTGCACCGGCCCGGCGCCGGGCCGCTGACCCTGGACCTGGGCGACGTGTACGAGGACGAGGACAAGCTGCTGGGCCTGCGCCTGAACCTGCCCGGGCTGGCAACTGGCCCCCATGATCTGCTGCGCGTGGCCTACAGCGCCGACACGGTGCAGGACGGCGCCATGGCCCGCCTGGAGGGCACCCTGCCGGTGCAGGCCACCTTTGGCCCACTGGACGCCAGCGTGACCACCGACATCGAGGTGACGCTGGACCTGGCGCGCCTGCAGATTGCCCGCGCCAAGGAAGACGCCGTGACACTGGCGGATGGAGGTCGGCATGCCCAGGGGGAAGCGCTGCTGCGCGGTCTGGTGACCGAGCTGACCAGAGCGGGCCTGCACGAGCACTTTGAAATTGCTGAGGAAATCGAGCAGCTGGAGCACTACGCCGGGCGCATTGCCGCGCAGACCCTGGTGGGCGACAGCCGCAAGGAGCTGATGGACCAGGCGTTCCAGGGCCAGGCGCGCACCCGCGCCGACATGACGGGCCGTGGGGTCACGGTGGACACCGCCGTGCTGGCGCTGCCGGTGGTGGCAGAACCGGGCAGCGGTGTGGAGCTGCAGTGCGTGCGCGAGGGCGGTAAGCTGCGTGTACGGGTGCTTTCGGGCGGCTTTGACTCCGCGCTGAACGTGCAGTTTCCCCGTGCCCTGCGCGCCGAGGGCGCCCACTACGTGGCCGATGGCCTGGACCCCAGCGCCGACGGCAGCTTCTACCGCGTGACCGGTGAGATCCGCCGGCTGGTGCGCGCCGGCGAGAGCGACCCCCTGCAGAGCCTGAGTGTGGGGGGCCGGGGGGCGCCCCGTTCCGCCAGCCGCCCCGGCGTCACCAAGGCCGCGCGCACCGTGGCCGACCTGGACACCACCGACAGCAGCGCGGGCGGGATTCTGGTGCAGTGCGTGAAAGAGGGCAGCAAGTTGCGCGCCCGCGTGGTGCAGGACGGCTACGAGCCCGACTGGAACATGCGCTTTCCCCGCTCTATCCGGGCGGAGGGCACGCTGTACGTGGTGGATGAAGTGAACACCGCCCCGGACGGCAAGAGTTACATTGCCAGCGGGGAAATCCGCCGCCTCGTGCAGTCGGTGTAG
- a CDS encoding intradiol ring-cleavage dioxygenase, translating into MNEPQDPRPASLYLPEDDNDDEMIGTLLGRRQALRLLGLGGSAAALAAGGVLAQRGGPPTGGTSAGSSGPTGLPGCVVRPAMTEGPYFVEGEPRRSDIRKDSRTGRVSAGVPLKLDFVTSRVAVGGCTPRAGVLIDVWHCDALGTYSGVAGNAGDFLRGSQVTNAQGRASFTTIYPGWYQGRAVHIHFKLRPLNAAGQATGEFTSQLFFPESINAAVFARSPYRQKGKADTPNAQDGIYRNGGSQLLLSVKGDPVGGYTATFDVGLNIG; encoded by the coding sequence ATGAATGAACCCCAAGACCCCCGCCCTGCCAGCCTCTACCTGCCCGAAGACGACAACGACGACGAGATGATTGGCACCCTGCTGGGCCGCCGCCAGGCGCTGCGCCTGCTGGGCCTGGGGGGCAGCGCCGCCGCCCTGGCTGCAGGTGGTGTGCTGGCGCAGCGGGGTGGCCCACCCACAGGGGGAACCAGCGCCGGCAGCAGTGGCCCCACGGGCCTGCCCGGCTGCGTGGTCCGGCCCGCCATGACCGAGGGGCCGTACTTTGTAGAGGGCGAGCCGCGCCGCAGCGACATCCGCAAGGACAGCAGGACAGGCCGGGTCAGTGCAGGTGTGCCCCTGAAACTGGACTTCGTGACTTCCCGTGTGGCGGTCGGCGGCTGCACGCCCCGGGCGGGGGTTCTCATTGACGTGTGGCACTGCGACGCGCTGGGCACCTATTCCGGGGTGGCGGGCAACGCGGGCGACTTTCTGCGCGGGTCGCAGGTCACCAATGCCCAGGGCCGGGCCAGCTTTACCACCATCTACCCGGGCTGGTACCAGGGACGCGCGGTGCACATTCACTTCAAGCTCAGGCCGCTGAATGCCGCCGGGCAGGCCACGGGCGAATTCACCTCGCAGCTGTTCTTTCCCGAAAGTATCAACGCGGCGGTCTTTGCCCGGTCCCCCTACCGCCAGAAAGGCAAGGCAGATACCCCCAATGCCCAGGACGGCATCTACCGCAACGGGGGCTCGCAGCTGCTCCTGAGCGTGAAGGGCGACCCGGTAGGGGGGTACACCGCCACGTTTGATGTGGGCCTGAACATCGGCTGA